Proteins co-encoded in one Quercus robur chromosome 8, dhQueRobu3.1, whole genome shotgun sequence genomic window:
- the LOC126694354 gene encoding uncharacterized protein LOC126694354, whose amino-acid sequence MKMEKPAENQICSLMWFSRTSLLCVAVLVPVFAYFLSFGFYPSLVTIPILVLSTLFVVTFRKKNVILDENPVQDEGHICDQKHLLGKEVGQTQTPQPLLETAIQPEVTQQNEVGVMHEYKVESPPDTLFPSDSESSNDSLVGENFEVNLMCSNHMDQDLAISDGSVSDEDDDSLIEISLPGSKSGGLDEEPKQKAQSNLPDLLPESIFQQQGLMELLAEINEMNEEENLIEIDLSMGSINQVFQG is encoded by the coding sequence ATGAAAATGGAAAAACCAGCTGAGAATCAAATCTGTTCCTTAATGTGGTTTTCCAGAACCTCATTGCTATGTGTTGCAGTCCTTGTTCCAGTCTTTGCTTACTTTCTCAGTTTTGGGTTCTATCCCTCCCTTGTTACCATTCCAATTTTGGTTCTATCAACTTTGTTTGTTGTCacattcagaaagaaaaatgtGATTTTGGATGAGAATCCAGTCCAAGATGAGGGTCACATCTGTGACCAGAAACACCTACTTGGAAAGGAAGTTGGTCAGACTCAGACACCACAGCCACTTCTAGAAACAGCAATCCAACCTGAGGTTACCCAACAAAATGAAGTTGGTGTGATGCATGAGTACAAAGTTGAGTCACCCCCAGATACTCTTTTTCCTTCAGACAGTGAAAGCAGCAATGATTCCTTAGTTGGTGAAAATTTTGAGGTCAATTTGATGTGTTCCAACCATATGGATCAAGATCTAGCAATCTCAGATGGTTCAGTTtctgatgaagatgatgatagCCTCATTGAAATCTCCCTCCCAGGCAGCAAGTCTGGTGGCCTAGATGAAGAGCCAAAGCAAAAGGCACAATCAAATTTGCCAGATCTCTTGCCAGAGTCTATTTTTCAGCAGCAAGGCTTAATGGAACTCCTAGCAGAGATTAatgagatgaatgaggaagaaaatttgataGAGATTGACCTTTCAATGGGCTCCATCAATCAAGTGTTCCAAGGTTAG
- the LOC126695756 gene encoding serine/threonine-protein kinase ZRK1-like produces MRSWLRNHFFTRIKEREERERLAFFENGSKLLEKLIVSCNGKPIPVRSFSAQQLCLATNNYNNHCGIRWCKGSLEGRVVFVRQFPNSKILTDCVINDLAISAKMCAHSNVLKPIGCCLNTPCPILVYEFAANGILSDRIYASRVTQRYHDQSMAWASRLKIGRQIAHAISYLHTGFSRPVIHMGIHMDSILLDEHDVPKLSNFLASRLIPEGETDVETNGNVWYSRFKTPEIKATGKATEKTDVYYFGNLLLELLTGEDSYNINRLTIDKKSSLIDYMHNRAEGYCINKIVDPTILAVEGGANLELQLQAVLQLALTCTEEDP; encoded by the coding sequence ATGCGGAGTTGGTTGAGAAATCATTTCTTTACAAGGATTaaggaaagagaagaaagagaaagattaGCGTTTTTTGAGAATGGAAGCAAGCTATTGGAGAAGCTGATTGTCTCTTGCAATGGCAAGCCTATTCCCGTCCGTAGCTTCTCCGCTCAACAGCTCTGCCTAGCTACCAACAACTACAATAATCATTGTGGAATACGTTGGTGCAAGGGCTCTCTTGAAGGAAGAGTTGTTTTCGTTAGGCAATTTCCTAACTCGAAAATTTTGACCGATTGTGTCATCAATGATTTAGCAATCTCTGCAAAGATGTGTGCTCACAGTAATGTATTAAAGCCTATAGGGTGTTGTCTCAACACTCCATGTCCCATTTTAGTGTATGAATTTGCTGCAAATGGTATCCTTTCAGATCGAATTTATGCCTCTCGTGTCACTCAACGATACCATGATCAGTCCATGGCGTGGGCAAGCAGGTTAAAGATTGGAAGGCAGATTGCTCATGCAATTTCCTATCTCCATACTGGCTTCTCTAGACCTGTCATTCACATGGGTATACATATGGATAGTATCTTATTAGATGAACATGATGTTCCCAAATTGTCCAACTTTTTGGCTTCTAGATTAATCCCTGAGGGTGAAACTGATGTGGAAACTAATGGCAATGTTTGGTATTCGAGGTTCAAAACCCCTGAGATTAAAGCAACAGGTAAGGCAACAGAAAAAACTGATGTATATTACTTCGGTAATCTTCTTCTAGAACTTTTAACCGGAGAGGATTCTTATAATATAAACAGATTGACAATTGACAAGAAATCTAGTTTAATAGACTACATGCATAACCGTGCTGAAGGTTATTGCATAAACAAGATTGTGGATCCTACAATCTTGGCAGTAGAAGGAGGTGCTAATTTAGAGCTGCAATTACAAGCTGTGCTGCAGCTTGCCTTAACATGTACAGAGGAAGACCCATGA
- the LOC126694355 gene encoding uncharacterized protein LOC126694355 encodes MDPSTVPTTPPVEEEDEWDTDGFVIPSLEIGDLDRSKTDVSEVEASKPPSPKAKKEENIYLGPHGAPPSQSKQQEPNSAGRKQRFKQKLKEADERTSGTGRENKLESLRELVGGGKATGNMTKGSTRDWLDPHCHESQFEKWNPQ; translated from the exons ATGGATCCGTCTACAGTGCCAACCACTCCTCcagttgaagaagaagatgagtggg ACACTGATGGATTCGTGATTCCAAGCTTGGAAATAGGAGACTTAGATCGGAGTAAAACTGATGTTTCAGAAGTAGAAGCCTCAAAACCTCCTTCTCCAAAG gccaaaaaagaagagaatatcTACCTAGGTCCACACGGAGCACCTCCTTCGCAGTCAAAGCAGCAAGAGCCAAATTCTGCTGGTCGTAAGCAGCGGTTCAAGCAAAAATTGAAGGAAGCAGATGAGAGGACCAGTGGGACAGGTCGGGAGAATAAGTTAGAGAGTCTCAGAGAACTTGTGGGTGGTGGCAAAGCCACCGGCAACATGACAAAGGGCTCTACCAGGGATTGGCTGGACCCACATTGTCATGAGTCTCAGTTTGAGAAGTGGAATCCCCAGTGA